The DNA region GAAGGATTTGGAGGATGAGATGCAGAGACGGGAGAGGTCGCAGATGATCAAGAAGTATCACTTCGTTAGGTTTCTGGGTACGTCTCTAATTCCATTGACAATGGACAAGGGAGATAACTAATAGACTGCATGAAGACCGCAAATCAGCAACCAAAGACCTCAAGCGTCTCCAACGCCGCGAAAAGGAAACTACCGACCAGAAAGCTCTCGAATCTCTCCGTGAAAAGATCCACGCAACTCGCGTTAACCTCAACTACACAATCTACTACCCCCTCACCGACAAATACATTTCCCTCTACGCAGAACAGAAACAGAAGAAGCCTTCTCAGTCCGAGTCTGGCGCGGACGATACCCATTCCGGAGCCGATGAGAAGGATACCGTCGTGACGATGGCTCTGGCGGATACGGGGAAGCCGCCTATGTGGTATACTGTCGAGAAGTGCATGGAAGAGGGAACGCTTGATCTTTTACGGGAGGGCAAGTTGAACAGCCCAAGAGAGAGTGGAGGGAATACGAAGAAGACATCGACGACAACGgaacaaaagaagaaggacgtTGTCAAGAAGGCTAGCAAGCAATCGAAGAAACCCACGGAGAAGACAAGCAGCGGCACCGAGTCGAAGCCGGAGACGCAGCCTGTCAACAGAAGGATCAGGCGTAATGCTGCCAGAGAAGACGCCGCCATGCGCAAGGCCCAGAAGGATGACGGTGATGACAGTGACGGTGGTTTCTTCGAGATTTGATTGTCCTCTGCGCCATATTGTATTGGGATTGTGTGTATAAAGATGTCATATATCGCATGTGCATAGTTTAGGAGTTTGGGATTCAGCATTTTCTTCTCGAGCAGGCTAATTAAGTACACTGATTATTTTGGTGTTTTTCTGCCCTCCGTTTCTTTTGAATCCAGTGCTGTCCTTCCCGCAGCACCTTGGCGATGCACCCAGATATCCCAGAGTCCATACATCTAGCCTTCAGATGTTGCCATTCAACCCTCACTGCTCATTGCAAGCAATACAATAACCAGACTTACTGCATCACCTATACTCACCTGCATATCCACACCAGCCTAACACATACCAGTAGCACAAAGCAAGGACCTTGTTAAGCACACTGTTTTGTCCTAGCCTCAGTCATCAGTCATTATCGGCTCTGGTTCTATGAATTCATACTGAAAAGTAAAATGATCCTTTGCTTTAAAACAGTTGCTTCGCTTGCTCGAAAGTTCCATCATCAAGCAACGCCTTGATCTCAATggatttttcttcttctatcATCAGATGACGATTATTGTTTAGGCGGCTTCCTCCGACTGCGTTGAGCACGTTGAGGAATGGTTTCAATCCCTTTGTCACTATACTTTTGAAAAATGTATGTTAGCAATAAGTACCCATATGCGTTACGGAGAACTATCGAAACTCCCCAATTTCTAGGATCGCTTCGGATGAATATACCATACAGGTACAGGAAGGGTCGCAGCTCCTCTTGTATTCGTCTCTTTCGGCATGACGCGATGGGGGCCGCCATGTAAGTGGATATGTTGAAAGTTTGGATGCGGTTGTTTCAAGTGTTATATGGCATATCCCTTCAATAGTTAGGATGGTACGAGCTAGCGTTACTGAGTGGCTATAATTCTCGGTAAGCAGTTTATCGAGGCTTATATCCTGCGTCTGGATATGAGTTTCCAAACTCGGCCAATCGTGCAATCTTGGACTGGCTGTATTCGCTTGTTATCGGCTTCGAACGCTACGAGCTTGATGGGTGTAATTGTTCTCGGgatggaggatgatgagagTACTGGAGTATGACGGACAGTGAAGGGTTTCTCTACTATACCATTGAAGCCATACAGATGGCATTCACCGCAGTTAAATGTCGCTAGGCTCCGCTCTGGAAAGCTGCTACAAGTGCGATCGTGCAGTTATTTGCCAATTGACAATGGAAAAAGTGTCATAACTCATAAACATCCAATgcctaaaaaaaaaaaaatcatatGACTACCACACGTAAGCGCCAGATCAAACTCCACGCTTTGAACATCCCCATCCAAAATGTAAAACATAGATCGTGCCAACCCAACCGAAGACTGAAAACACCGGACAGAAAAGATGAAGTGTACGGAACAGGAAAGACGGAGGAAGAGAGTAAAAAATGGAAGAGGGGATCGTAAATCATAGGCCAAGTTTAACACCATCAAGGTGCTGGTTGTCAATCCCAGATTGCCGGGCCAACGAGTGTCATCTCGTATCATAAAGTGTGCCTAGGGCGAGGTGCGAGCGCAACGGGCGCCCGTAGTTTCAGATCTCACATCACAGCGCAAGCTCCACCACTCTGCGCTCTCCGACGTCTCCCCCCAAACGCAGAGATACCCCCAATACCATacacatcctcatcatcatccgcaTTAAAGAGACGCTCAGCCTCGCGCGCGCGACGTCTTCTCCGCCATACCCCCATGCCAGTGGCACCGGCTTCTTCAGTGGCCATCATATAGTCTGCCCATTTGCGATCCAGTCTGCTCGCTGCAGCGAGATCGCCGCGCAAGACCCGCTTCTTATGCTCGTCGACGGTCATCTGCCAGCCGTAGAAGCATTTGAGATGGATTATTTCGTTGGGGTACACCGGGGGTGGGGGCGGAGCGGATGTTGAGGGATTAGTCGACGATGGGGGCTGTTCAGAGTCCTGGGTTTGCGCAACGGTAACAATTGTTTGCTGGTTCTTGTAGGCTCGTGGGATATAGGCGTTGCTGGAGAGGACCTCCTTGACACCTGCCCAAGTGACATTGGCGCAGTCAAAAACGACCAGGTGCAAGCCTACTTGAGGCAGGTTCCTGTCGTAACCCCTTCTGCGAACGCGGTAACTGGCTTCCATCAGGGTGAGGTCGGAAACGCGTGTGTTGTCCATCTCGACTGAACGGAGCCCTAAGCAGCTCTTCATCACTTGGAGCATTCCGATGTCGCCTAGAGACTCACAGAAGCTGATATTGAGGTGTTCTAAACAAGGAGCACATGGTGATCTGGCAAGTGCAATGAGTGTATCGTTTGTCAGGTGCTCCAGATCTTCAAGCTCGAGATGCGACAGCTTTGGGGTAGTGCGTATGACGTCAATGATGGAATCGTCACTCAGTTCGGGGCACTGGGAGAGCTGAAGGCCTTCGAGGTCAGGCACATTGTGCGccatgctgctaacaccATCGTCCGTTACATTGGGGCATTGGTGGAGGTCCAGGTGTCTGAACCGTCGAGGCGGAACTATAGGTTGGTCGGTAAGAACATCTATTTCCGGATCGACACCGTGCATAATGATCTTCAAGCTCTCATCCGTGAGGTTTGTGCGGCTCATAACTAAACGTTCGAGCGTGTTCTTCTCGAACAATCCCAAGGCGAAATCTTCATCGTCGAATCCATTTATTTCGCTAGCCCGAAGATCTTTCAATTGCGGACATGATGCGACAACCCTCTTTAACCCCTTCGTACTTATATTGATGCACCAGGAAACATTCAAGATTTGAAGCTGAGGGCAGCAATTGGCGATAGTCTTCATAGAAGAATCCGTCACACTTGTCAATCCAGTAACATTCAAGTACTCCAGACGAGGGTTTCGCTGAAGAAAGTGATTGACGGTATGCTTGTCGATGCGACTCCCTTCAAGACAGAAGTTAACCAAATTCTGGCACACGTCTGACATGCGATCACCGTCCGTCAACCATTTGTCTCGCAATTGCACACAACCcctgaggttgaggttgcgAATGAACGGACCAGCCGCCATGATGAGCTTCACGAGACTATCACTCGAAATGGTATGATAGTAGTCGGTCGTATCAACATGAACCCACAATTGCCCATCATAGCACATGTCATGCCATGTCTTCGAAACGGATGAGCAGCGTATAATTTCCTTGGGGGTCAGATGCTGGAAGATGCGCATCTTGATCTCGTTGGGCATATCACCCCAGAAGTCGAAGgctttctttgatgaaaTCGATGGCGTTGTAGGTACCGGCTGCACAACTGATTCACTCTCTTCAACGATGTCTTCGACCATTTCATtgcatggtggtggtgaccCACGAGATGTTGGTCTCAATTCATTCGGCAGAGGCACTGTCCTCAATTGGGAGGCGTTGGGGGAATCAGTACCGATGACGCGGATGCGCGGACTTCCATCTTGCTCCTCTCCCGGAACCCCTGGAGTTACCGGGCGAACATTCAATCCACCATACACTTGAGAGGAACTGCCATTCCCTAAGCACGGATTATAGGCGGACTGAGAAAGCGAAACGCAAGATAATGACGCCTTGCCATCGCGACGGTAACCGGTGGACTGGGATCGACCGCGCCTGATCAGACTCGGACTTGACGACATTCGCTGGAGGCTTTGTAGCAATTTACGGCGCCCCTTGAGCTTCGGAGGTTGTCCCAGTGGGATTTGGCCGTTCGAGGAAGTCGGACTCGCCGGACTCACTGGTGACGCACTCACCGGGGAATGCGCAGCTCGTGGCATTGTGCCGGCCATGGTGACGTCCGTAGAACAAAGTCACGGGGACCTTTTCGCAATTcacgacgaagaagagagaaaaaaaaaaaaaggcagtTCGAAATCCTTTTCGCAGACAGTAAAAAAACAAATATAAGGGTTCAAGATCCAATGCGACAATTCGATGACAACACGCGGGTATTCCGCAATGACGGTTCTCTTAAACACCCATAGTTAACCAATTTCGTTATACTCGTAAGTTTCGTTCCGCAACCTTAAAAAAAAGACGAATGAATGATGATAGTGTTCCTGAAAGCAACTGTGGAGTGATTCAATGAATGTCCAAAGTATCCCGGATCGCACAAGTCAAGGGGCCAAATTTGATAATCAAGTTCGCCTGCCGGCAAAAGAGCGAACTAAAGCGCGAGTCGCGGACTGCAGGCGATTCGGGGAGATTGGCCGATACCGATATTGGAGGCGTTTCTCGGTTAGAAACGTACCATGGAACGACGAAGCCGTGAGAAACCCGGGTGGCCGAAACCGCGTACTGTGATAGTAGTGGTATACGCGAACGTCACTCAGGCATCATCCAGGTTGCAAAGAAGCCAGCAAACACCACGGTTTAGAGCACGGAGAGCGGAGGAGTCGAAGAGGAGAACAGGCAGAAGAGAATGGAGGGAAGGGAGAAAGTGAGAGAAAAAAGTGTCAGCAGGAGATGTTGGAGATAGTACTAGTCAGCTGACCGTTATACCAATAACCATACAAGTACGGTTGTGCCAATCGTTCACCAATCAACATAATTGTGCCCTGAAATCAATACCGTTCACCTATCAGAGAAGGTTCCTGCTCTTACCGACATGTACTGTATTATACTGTATGGAATATGTATCGCCACACGGCTTATCGGCGCTTCTTATCGGCTGATCGGACGATGAGCCACGCCAGCCCCACTTGGTGGCGGCCACTAACCCCGACTTCCGTACAAAAGCGGGGGAGCCACTTACCGTATGTTACGAGGTACGTTACCACTGTGGCACAGCTTGTACAGATACATTCAAGTCCCGATACCAGATACTATTAGAAAGAGAAACAGTCAGGAAGATATGCCATTTGAAAAATCATGCTGGGGTTTGGCATGACTCGATAATGGTCATCTGAGCCTCGTCACGATATGGCTTTCTCTCCTTGCGACAGTGGAGATGTATCACGTATCGGAGTGTATCGGACACACAAATAACGCATTCATCGGGCACAAAAACGTCACCCCAGTTTCCGGTAATACCAGGCATATATTTCACGCCAATAGCCCTGACCGCTGTTGTTCCTGTACGCCGTCGGGGACATTGACTGTTAGGGAACATGCACATTCCAAGTTATATTAGCTCCATCGGTGTGCTGTCTTGTCTTACTAGTCAGCACTAGTTTGTGTGCCTGTCATAATCGAATACGGTTTTCTGTTGAGACTACCTTGGGCATACTTTTGCTTGGCAATTCACCAAATCTTGATATCTATCATATTTACCAGGGAAGACCAACATGCTGATCTATGCGCCAGTCCCTAAGAGGATATTTTCCCTAAATGAACAGTCTACTTCCGATTTTCACTTGGGTTCTCGACGAGAGGCTGTCGGTTGAGACTGTTTGCGAGCGCTCCCTTAAGAAAATCTCCGTTGAAACCCGTTATCTTCGAGTAATTTCTCCAATGCCAGTTACAAGATAGCTGGCGGATTGAACCACCGACAAACTCTCAGAAAGTACATTTATGATGTCGAGCCTGGGCCAAACGACCTTGTTCCGGAATTTTCTTGGTGGCTTAATACACGCATCGAAATTGATTATGGCCGAATTTCATGACTTGGTTTGTATGCAGTTTGAAATTCCAGGACATGGTCTGGCAAATTATCGCTTTCCTGGATCTAGCCGGATGGGATTGACATTGTTTCTAGGGTGCTTCTTTGCCGTCTCTGTGAAATTGAGGTTACGGGCAAGATCAATAAAGGTATGGTCGAGGCGTCTGGTATTATGCAGAGTATTTTCCGTCGACCACAGGGAAACACAGAGATGTTGAGAGAAGTATAGATCCTCTTTTGTAGTTGGGTTCTCAGTTATGCACATTACGCAACTCATGATGGCGCAAGATGAGCCGAATATGTAGAGAGCATGGGGGAGGGGAGCACGACGAAGGGGAATTGCCTACGACCAACCGTCACATGCACATACCACACTACTCAACCGCTTCTTCTCAATTGAATGAGCAAACAATCACTTCTTCCACCCAGCCTCATACATATTTTCTGGTTCTGAATGAAAACTATATAATTGCTTAGTAATGTTTCAACTTTAAGTCACGTGCGAGTCCCAAAAGATCAGGATTTCGGTCGACAGACGAGCCATCATGGACTGTCACTGCCAGGATGGCCGAGTCGCGTCCTCCGGGAGAGGAGGACACGTTCTATTTTGCTGATAACCTGGAGCAAAATGGTAAGCGTGTCTCTTGTTTTCCCTTCGGAATGGGAGCTGTGGCTAATCATTAAGAAGTCAATTTCACCTTAGATCCCAATTTGCTCGACTATCCTTCTATTGAGTCACAGTTTCTGGATTTAAGTGCTCTTGATTCATTGAGATCTGTCGAAAAACCTGATCATTCCGCACTCCCATCTGTTCCGGCTGGTTATGACTCGAATATATCATTACCATTACCATTTGACGCCGCTGATGGGAATAAGACCCCGGGGCAGTCAAACCAAGACTTTACAGATGTCTCATCTCACTATGATTTCTTTCCTGGCTTGCTACCAGATTATGTGACAGCCGACAGTACGGTAAATTCAGAACCAACCCCTTGTGCTCAAGAATCAGAACGTGCTGGGCCAGGTGCCGAACCTGCAGAACTGCGCCATGCGACCATTCCGAATAACTACCAATTACCGGCTAGTGACTTTACGGGTCTCCCCCGGCGCAGAAGTCGATACTTTGTCCGACGGTTGGGGCCCGACCCAGATCCAGTCTTTGTTCCGAACTCGTGCGCGCTAGACCCCATGGACAGATGGCATGAATCACCCCCAGAAGATGAACCGGCATCCATGGCAGCTATCATGGATGCGGTTAGGAACGCACCTTCTCGTGACTATAGTCGCTTGGGTGACCGTGGTGCTATATCTAATGCGTTTCGGCATTACCGGCGAGCTCCATCTACTTCTAGTGGGGAGTCGAATGGGTCGTCAAGGGTATCCGGGAGCTCTGGTGTGTCCAATTCATCACGGGGATTGTGGACAGGCCTATCTCATCACTCCCAGTCTCGAGTCAACAAACCAACGCGGCGGCCTCAGAGAGCTACTGATAAGCCGCGCATATTCTGTTGCACGTTTTGTTGCGATACGTTTAAGAGCAAATATGACTGGGCGCGTCACGAGAAGTCTCTTCACCTGAACCCAGAGGCGTGGTACTGCGCACCGCATGGAAGCACAGTCTTCTCGATCGTGACAGGAAGAAAACACTGCGCATTCTGCAGCGCATTGGACCCTAGTCCTGAGCATTTGGAATTTCACAGCCACAATTCTTGTCGAGATGACTCTAATAAGCCCCGTTCATTTCGCCGAAAAGACCATCTCGTCCAACATCTACGGTTATTCCATCGTCTTGAAGCTATGCCTTTACTTGATGATTGGAAGATTGGGGAATCCGCAGTCTCGTCACGCTGCGGTTTTTGTGAACATTTGATGAATAACTGGGACGAACGAGTCGACCATATAGCTGAACATTTTCGTAAGGGGTCTACCATGAGAGATTGGCGAGGTGAACATGGATTCCCGCCCGAAATCGCCGAACGAGTGACGAACGCTTTACCTCCGTATCTTATTGGCTCTGAATCTCAGAGTATGATCCCATTTTCCGCGACCAATGTACATGTCCGAGATCACTTTGCACAGATCTCGTCTCGTGCGAACTGGAACGAAGAGGGAAACCGAAGTGCCAATTGCGAAAAGACCCAAGTCGCTGCACCTGCTGAAACACCAAACGATAGTATATCGCGCTCAGAGTTAAGCTCCTTCACGGAGATTCTTACCCTCCATCTGAGCCATTATGCCCAGCGACAAATGACGTCTGGTGTCATACCTACGGACGAAATGTTTCAGCAAGAAGCTAGGCGGGTCCTCTACGACTCGGAGGACTCGTGGAATCAGACCATCGCTGATAACCCGGAGTGGCTTTCTGCGTTTCGAAACTTGCACTGCGGATAGCAGAGGGCCGAACATCGAGCAGAGACAGTTGATACCGGTCtcactacagagtacaatcCGTTAGCATTGCAAAAAATTGTATAGTTTCCAAGTGGGCCCAAGGCGTAGGGCGCGCAGGCGCTAACCCGATTGGGAACAACGTACAAAAATTGGTATGGGCTTTGTGTCCTTCTCTTATCGCGGAATGATTTTTCTGCTGTCCATTCCTCTTGCGGTCGCATAATGCTTTTGTTTCGTCAGTTGTCCTCATTGTCACCGTCTGTACTGAGAAAACCCATAAGCCGCACCATGTCTTCGCTCTCACCAGAGAACTCACGGATACATGTCCTTGGACTTGGAAGCATCGGCACCTTTACTGCACATTCGCTGCGTGAAATCCCGAATCATCCGCCGGTCACTTTGCTTCTGCATCGCGAGTCGTTACTGGACGGATATCACCAAGCCGGTCACCAGATCCTACTCGATACGCGCGAGGGAACCCGAGTCGGACATGGAGGGTTTGACCTGGAGGTTTTCCGGCAGGGGAATTGGACCCCAGTACCAACTATGGCTGACAGGCAGATGGGATCTGATTACGGTGGCGATTCAATTATCAATCATCTCATAGTCAGCGTCAAAGCTACGCAGACCGTCTCAGCCCTGCGGCCACTCCGGCATCGTCTCTCCCCCGGCTCGACTATACTCTTTCTACAAAACGGATGCGGGATGATAGAGGACGTGAACGAAACTCTATTTCCCGATTCACAGTGCAGACCATCTTACATTGTCGGCGTCGTCTCGCACGGTGTCACATCTGACAGAACTTTCCATGTCCATCACCGGGGCCCCGCCGCAATGTCTCTCGGGCCTGTTCCTCGAAAGCCCGGACCGACATCATCTGGAGGCAAGCAGGAATGCAATTATCTCCTACACAGCCTACCCCAAGCCCCCCGCCTGAACGCAACCGCATATTCCTACATCGATGTCTTCCAGATTCAACTCGAAAAACTCGCCGTCAATGCCTTCTGCAACCCACTCTGCGCATTGAACAATGCTAAGAACGGCTTTCTTTTTACCCTCCCCGATACACGGCGGGAAATCCTAACAGAGATCTCCGCGGTTGTGCTGGCATTGCACGAACTACAAAGCGTACCTGGTGTCCGCGCACGGTTTGCGGTCGAGCGGCTTGAAGCCACGGTTAATAGGATTCTAACTCAAACAGCGGAGACGACATGTTCGATGGTCTGGGATCTCAGGGCTGGGAGGGAGACGGAGGTCAGATATATCAACGGGTATTGGGTGCGGAGGGGTAGGGAGGTCGGAGTGAGGACTCCGATTAATGAGTCATTGATGGAGCAAGTGCTTGTGCGGAGTAGTAGTTCTGGTCACAGATGACCATGAATATAGGAATTATCAAGATGCCTTAATAAATGATTATTCTTCAGCCACGATCCTTACCACATTACTTTCTGCACAGTGGCTGACGGGCAGAGAATGGTCGTCTGTGTTAGGGAATGGCGCATAGGCTACACCCCTGTGCTTGTCTTTTCTAGTTGCCCTACACCATACCAATTCAGTCAATACAAGCGCTTAGGTCCATGAACATATATTGCATTCACTGGATCAACTATGTAGTCTTGTACACCTTGTTCGATCAAGTCGAGAAACAATTCGGCGAGCCCAAACAGTTGCGAGCTATACAGATCTCGTGACCAGTTTGCAGATACTGCTCCTAAAACTCCTTCCACGGCCCCTTCCCGGGGTGAGGATAGAACGGATCATTACGCCAGTACGCCCTTACAGCCTTCTGCATGCCCTCCTCGTCCATTGACATGTCAGTATACAAGTCGAAGTCAAGCATCCACATGGTATGCTCACCCAGGACGTTTGGCATGGTATCTCCTGCCGTCGCCCGTCTGGCGGCGCCAGCACGAACTCAACATCATTACTGCCTATTTTGCCAATCCAGTACAACGTTGCCAAAGTCTCCGCTACGGCTCGCGCATAGGAGCTCATATCACCCACCGCCAAGCCAATGTCTTCCATCTGGTCGACATGAAACGGATAGTTCCTGAGAAATGAACTTTGAGGGCTCTTTGCGTATGCATCTCCAGCCAAGGTACGGCCTGATAAAACGGTGGTGGTTAGCTCTGTACGCACTGGCTTTGGGCCTATTATCAGGTGTGCAGTGATCCTGATCAGCAGCTCTCTCGTCGCTTCGGGGAATGGCGGGATGCGCTGAGACTCGAGAGTGTTGCAAGGCTGGTAATCTGCTCCAAATGTCCAATGAAGCCACGACATTCGGGAACTGGATCTGAGGAAATTTTTTGTACTCAGTAAGTAACCTTCCTGCTATCTTGAGATCCGTCAATCGGCTCATGCTCTCAACTACGCGCTGGTGCATGTTGCAGTCATTCTGCAGAGATCGGCTCGTCCAGCCATCTTCACTCTTGTATGCTGACCCGTACTCTGATGCTGCCCAGATGCTACCGCAAGATCCACGGCCGGGACAGTGAAATTCAGGAAGGTGTTGCTCTTCCATTTGTCGTATGTTCTGTAGATAATGCACGAATCGTAAGTATAGATACTTCGATGGTTTGCTAGCCCAAGTATGTTGTATGAATTCTCTATGAAGCGCTATCTGAGAGGTCATGAGCGATTCTAGGCACCAGACGTTGACATCATATTTATCATTGAAGCTCTAACTGCCTAGCATTTCTTCTTGAGCTAGCCCTAAACCCCCATTACACGGCGATCGGATTCTAAATATTCCGCTctcacgtgtttcacgtgacTCATTTATCTTCGACACGACGCGTTTCATCGACTGTAAGAACCCCCAGAATATATTTTTACGATGACAACGGATGACTTACCCAACGAGCACCTCGAATGCATGCAATGGGCGATATCCCACGGTGCTGAAGTCCGTGGCGTCGTTCCGGCCCGATTCCCCGGTCGTGGCCTTGGGATGGTGGCCACCAGGACGATAGAAGTGAGCATACAAGTCCAGATAACGGAGAAAACATCTCACTAATCAACCTATCCAAGAAAGACGAGACCATTATCACAATCCCCTTGTCTTTGATGTTGACAGTTGACAGTATCCCATCAACCTTTGTCAAGAAATTTCAACCCGGCACTCCAGTCCAAGCTATTCTCGCCGCGTATCTCACTCGCGGTGATAGGAGATCACTCAAGAAATGGGATCCGTGGCGCAAGGTATGGCCGAGTCGACAGGTATTCGAAGATAGCATGCCCCTATTATGGCCGGAATTCTCGCAGAGCAATTCAGGGGCAGGTGATATTATCCTACCACCTTCTGCTTCTGGGACCCCGGAAACAGCCCAGGCGAATCCGTTGAGTGAAGCCGATAAAGAAATATATCAGAATATCCTCTCCCGACAGCGGACGCGACTTCAACGTTCGTGGGAGGATGTTGTTTCTGTGATCCCTGATATGGACTGGGATTCTTTTTTGCATAATTGGTGTATTGTTAACACAAGGAGCTTTTATTATGTCGGCCCGGGAAAGGATGACCCGGAAGACTGGAATGATGCTTTAGGATTGGTGCCTTTTGTGGATTACTTCAATCATTCGGATGAATGGGTAAGTACCTTCGAAATACATGAACTGTAATGGAGCACTGACAAGAGCAAGACTTGTGATGTCGCATTCAGGCGTACGGATTACATTTTCAAGGCAAACAGACGAATTGGTAATCCCCCGTGACAGTGGTAGAATTACATGGAAAAGCAGCTGACATCGCACTCCAgaaaaggatgaagaagTATACATCAGCTACGGAGCGCACACCAATGATTTTCTGTTGATTGAGTGTGAG from Aspergillus chevalieri M1 DNA, chromosome 2, nearly complete sequence includes:
- a CDS encoding SET domain-containing protein (COG:S;~EggNog:ENOG410PJG5;~InterPro:IPR001214;~PFAM:PF00856;~go_function: GO:0005515 - protein binding [Evidence IEA]); translation: MTTDDLPNEHLECMQWAISHGAEVRGVVPARFPGRGLGMVATRTIEKDETIITIPLSLMLTVDSIPSTFVKKFQPGTPVQAILAAYLTRGDRRSLKKWDPWRKVWPSRQVFEDSMPLLWPEFSQSNSGAGDIILPPSASGTPETAQANPLSEADKEIYQNILSRQRTRLQRSWEDVVSVIPDMDWDSFLHNWCIVNTRSFYYVGPGKDDPEDWNDALGLVPFVDYFNHSDEWTCDVAFRRTDYIFKANRRIEKDEEVYISYGAHTNDFLLIEYGFFLDQNACDAVYLDDIIFQELSPADQAELKQRDYYGNYEITSTGPCPRVGAVACISYMNSEDWRNIVDSDSTEGVDPQKTAEIISGWINAYLKDCEASIESLERNIAAGQDERRNARVTVILNRWKQIKSLCESALDMVDRDSTDAE